In Cicer arietinum cultivar CDC Frontier isolate Library 1 chromosome 7, Cicar.CDCFrontier_v2.0, whole genome shotgun sequence, the genomic window aaatcgCTTGCGACTATttataaactttaattttatgtttattttttagtaGATGGTTGCATGTTAATATGCAACCTcctattagaagaaaaaaattatccttCAAATAGTCACAAGACGGAGATGCGATTTCTTGAAAGTCCAAAAAAATTggatattttagtatataaattttaatataagatatattaattaatttaaaaaaaagatataataataaaaaagggaATTCAATTCTCTACATGTAATTATtctataattttgattatataatATGCAAATATaacttgaattaaaaaaaaatattcctaAGAAATTTAAATGCATTATTCTTATTATCGatctcataaaaaatataaatatcctTTCAAAGTTGGAAATTGTTCCCTTCCAAGTAAAAGAGtcatttgaaaaaacaaatttatgttgattgaatatattttagaatataatatatagttaaatagtataaaattaaattggatTTACTTATATTTGAGAACAATAAAGAAGGTATTTTTTTGCTTTATAAATATTCTAATAAGGAGTAGTATATATACTTTCTTCTAAAATATATGTCACTATAACGAATTTGAATCTCCTCTTGTACTTCTATCTTGTGTAATCTCTCTTGCGTTATTGTAAGTTGTTGATTAGGCTCtgtttagtaaaatataatagattGAAGATATAACTAACTAATAGCTAATAAACTTATGACTCTTTTGTTTTTGTACAAACTTATGaccttttaattattaatctttTTGTTACTATACGTCCTTGAACTATTTCTGATATAACGAAATACCAATTCAATTTAGAAATTTTAGGACATGCTTGGTCGTTAGTTATTATTAGAGCTCATTTATTTTCTaacaacattttcaatttttattttatatgtgaGTGGTTGAAAAGACACTTGGttgcattttcttttttaagtgTGATAGAAAGaagataaaagttaaataatgcATTTCTAATATATCACTCAAATAatgtctttttttcttcttcttagtttcaaatatattcaatctactttaaattgttttcaaaaattgtcATAATTCATTctctaatatattttatcaaataaaaatggaACACATAAATTAACCAAAGTAAATGTGCCCTAAATTTTTtgcttttaataaaaaaaagttttattttaattaaacatatatgtTTCAATGCTTGTAAAAAGAaacatttgatttattttagaaacataatttttttccgCATTATAAGTTTTAGAAACATAATTGAGTAACATCTTAAGAAATTTTACCAAACTTTTGTACTTGATTTGTTTTAAGGAAGCCAATGTAATGAACTTTAGGCTCTCCAATAGTTTCGCAGAGTATCACCATAAGTTAAAGGACTAACTATGAGATTAATCTATTATTCGATCGAATATTAAAATCGCTACTTAAAATTATTTGCATCTTTTTAACAGTGCGTGTTATACGGAGATCTAACTATGACATTTGCATAAAAGTCAGGACCACTTAACTAATTGAACTACGCTTATTGAgttatacttaattttttttttactcgtGCTTAAAAATCATTGTGATCAGAAATATAAGAATGATACTGAATTTCTGGATTATTTGGTTTGTCATGGGATATATGATCAACAACTTTTTTACTATCTGCTTGAAAGATGACATTCCCAAGACCAAAAAGTTATTATCCAATTAAGAGATTGCAATATTCCCTACGCTTCACATTTAGATAATCTATCCTTGCCATAACAAAGTAACCTCGGTGATATTGAACACGCATACCTATTCCTAAACAATATTGTTGTTGGGAAATTGCACCATTGACATTGCACTTAAGGGATCCAATTGGAAGAAGTTCCCAACAACAAAAAGATGAAGGTTGAGTCTTGTCCAACTTGTTAGCATTATTCCATGAATGTAAGAAGCCATTAGCTCTCCTTTGTCATTTCGGTGTTTTGATCTCACATAGCTTGTTGTTTCTCCTTTTTCCAAATACTTCGTACAATTATAGTCAACAAATTAGACATTTGATTGCCATCAAAATTAATCCAAATCTGCAACAACACATCATCAAGACCCTCAAGTGAGGATGTTAGTTGTTGAAAAATCGAACACGGCGATGATTGCTCTCAAGATCCAACACTTTCACTTCTATATCTTGATCACAACAAACACAAAATAGGGAAATGAATAGCTTTTTACTCAAATTAATTCTGAAGTCTCCTCATAAATGATTTGACTTTGGATGAGATAGTTAGACTCAATAATCCAAGTCAATCATCCACATTTTACAACTGCACGACTCTTCTCTTTCTTCTCTTCGACCATTCAAGATAAACTATCTTTTATTCATAATCTCCTTttgcatatttttatttatttattttatctaaataagtaatttttaaatatatttgatttttatttttattttttcttgacatttttgTTTAAGTGTGTTAGAATAGTCCGGTTACAAtcaatgtgtttattttatctCAAGTTTACCAATGTTGATAAAACTGTTGTTTTATTCAATAACAATGATAAGATATCTATCtctcaattttaagaaataacaatttattttcttaaattacgTTAAAAAATAAGGTGAAAAAATGACAATCAAATTAGTTATTTGTTGAAaacatcttttaaaaatatcaatcaaattaataaaaaagttattttttttagtttaaaagtcTAGGATTgagatttgaatttgaaatcaCACTCAACTATATATTACattaaagatttaaattttaacttaaatatatattacattaaaataagaaaaaaaatatatggattatcaacaacaaaaataagtttacattgatattcaataaaaaaaaaatataatatgtgtaatcatttttataatacaAATGTTAAATAGGAGCACATAGTAAGATAATTGGTTCACATTAAATTATCTGTATAAAATTCTCTCCATTCGTATTTATaaacacaaatgagttaaagaaagtgaaagaatttcatctaatatttataaaaaacgaaattattaatatttatgcaAAGTTATTAAACTCTTTTTATCTTACACAAAATCATTAAACTCttaaaacaaacataaaacCTTTAATTAAGGAACAGAATGttttttcaagaagaaaaatGGCCAGTTTACTAAAATTCTTactaattcattcataaaagcTTTCACAAGTAGCTTTTCTAACTCTGCATTTCTCGAGCGACGAAAATCTCAGAGGAACTCAACATGAAGCAAAATAGCCACCGTAAAGATAGGGCTACAAATCTGAAATCGCGGCACCACTCGCCACGGCGAGAACGACCAGACAACGCACCAAATCATCACCGGTTGACAGCAACATTGCACCACCGCACCGCGACTCTCAAGGTGCGTTGTTCTTATGACTGCCGTGTACACCGAAATTACTACTATTATCGTAAATTCATGTATGGAGTAACTTTTTTTGTTGCTATTTTGAAAGTCCTGATTGCAATTTGAACATTTGATCTCTATAATTAAACCTATTACACATTGATCATTATCATGAGAATCAGACTTTGAAATAATTACTCTACAGTATTTCATTTATCGTATATATACACAAAATTAAAGTGCAAAAAAACAAGTAATCAATCATAGATTGTTACATTACAAACTCCACGAACATATGAGGAAGAATCAATGAAAATTTGGACATGAATTAGGGATCTGTTGGATTATTAAACCCTAGGGACGACCTAGTTTTAGGGTGTTCATAAAGCTAATTGTCACAAATTCACCATTGAGCAGATTCCCTAAGGTCTCAGGCTTCACCCTAAATCCAGAAATGTTCACATGTACGTTTAACTATAAGCTCTTTCTAGTGTAGAAAATCTATCACCTGCAAAAGGATAGAGTGTTAATAATGGTATCACTAACCACCATCTAGCCTTCCATGTTGTTGAACTACCCTAGAAGTATTAGTCTTTTTAATGGTATCAGCTGGTTTTTCATTCGCTGCTTCAATCTGTTCCAATTTTTCAAGAACTTCCTTCATTGATGGCCTAACTTTGGGCTCTGTTTGGATGCATTTGAGAGCAAGTTGAGCTAGTTGTGATGCTAAGTTGGGTGGATACTTACCTTCCAACCTTGCATCCATGTTGCTTCTCAATTTCCCTCTGTTTAATAGGTTTGATTTGAGCCAATCACATAAGGAATTTGTCTGACGAAGGCGTGTTATATCGTTTATTGACTTACCCGTTAGTATCTCCAACAAAACAATCCCAAATCCATATACATCACTTTTCACATACAAATGACCTATTTGATTGATGTGGGACGATTAATTTACTGTCTCACAACATTTTCAAAACATGTTTAAGAAGAGGGAATTTGCGGTTTACCTGTGCGAATGTACTCTGGAGCAGCATAGCCGCATGTTCCCACTACCTGTGTTGATACATGAGTGTGATCATCAGAAGGAACAGATCTGGCCAAGCCAAAGTCTGATAACTTGGATGTGTATGCCTATTACAAAACAAAAGATTAGATATATTTTCTTCCATTACCATGAATTCTTCAATAGCATGCATCTTAAATATAGAAATGACTTCTGTcttcttttatttctcaataTATGAGGAAAATGTGCTCATGGGGTACTCAATACCCAAAAGATGAAATGAAACTTACCTTGTCAAGTAGTATATTTGAGGGCTTAAAATCTCTGTATATAATTTTCTTCTCTAAGGAGTGCAGGAAATTTAGTCCCCTAGCTGCTCCTATCATCACTTTCAACCTTCTGTCCCATGAAAGTGGCCGAACATTTGAACCTCCTGCAGGCATAAAATAACAACAGGAAAGTACAGACacaaagaaagagagaaaaatggtAGTTTTGTGGATGTCATAGTAAAGTATTCACtattcaacaatgttatcagcACTTACTTCCAAACAGGTGGTTATCCAAGCTGCCACGGTGCATAAATTCATACACCAAAAATAGCTCGCCATCCTCACGCCCAAATCCCAACAGCTTTACAAGGTTGGGGTGAGAAAGCCTTCCTAAGAAATTCACCTCTGACTGTacccaaaagaagaagaaacatcAATATAAATAGAAGCCATCACATGCCAACAAAAAATGTGAATGTGATGATCTtctaattttgaaagttttactCATGCTGTAGTTATGCCCATACCTGCCATTCTGCAACTCCTTGCCTGCTTTCAGAATTCAATTTCTTGATGGCAATAGTCAAACCCTCACCTCTTTTTGATCCCGAACTCTTCTTAATCAAACCCTTGAATACTCTACCGAACCCACCCTCTCCTAACACACTGTCAAGACGGAAATTTTTAGTGGCTTCCTTCAGTTCTGCCAAAGTAAAAACTTTCAAGTTTGCCGCATCCAAGATCTGCCCATAAGGGAACTCCTCATCATCTCTTACTCGAGAGGCCTGACTATTCTCAGAGCCCCAAAAGGATGTACTTGTATTATTGCCTGTTGAGTGATTATTACTACTACTAAATAGTCTGCTATTTCTTCCAGAGTTGCTGCTACGCCCAAGAGATGTGGAATTGCCATTCTGTATCAATCTCAAGTTGCTGAGACCAGCAGATAACCGAATACTTCTCCCTAGGACATTGCAACAGCAAGAGAAACACAGTTTGTCATGTGTTAGAAGAGCGAATTTGGTTCTCaagaaaatagataaataaatgcACACAAGAACAGACCATCGAATAACTGACTACTCCCTGGGACATTGCAACAGCAAGAGAAACACAGTTTTGcgacttttaaatttttttatttttcaaaattttaagagtaaaaaaattaaaaattaaaataatttatttatttaaaaaaaaaaattatccctatttattttaaaaataaatgtaaatttcACGTgaccataatttttttcatcatcATTTACACATCACCAAATTGAGAAGAGGATcaaatgtaaacaaaaaaatacaggGATCTAATTTTGTCTACATTTCCATCAACAGATTGGTTGTTGCAGTTTTTTTACTATGCAATTAGTACGGTTACAACACGATACAATGTTAAAATACTACAGTCAAATTACAAGTTTACCGCTGCGAGGAACTTCGCCTTCCACATCCCCAACCTTCCTAGTCGAAACCTAACATATGAATGGGTCAAATCTAAAGGTGAGACACTCTTGCTTCACTACACCCGAGCATCTGAATGCTTATAGTGAATGTGAGTCATACTCAAAATTACACAATAAATTATGTTAAGAGGTTGAAGTGCCAAACATGTTCAGGATGTACTAATATATAATGAACTGCTGCTAATAGCAAGGAGTGTCTTCTAAGTTTTAAATTACATGGTCAAAGAATTGAGGATTGATTCCCTGCTTTGATCCTCGATGTTTGAATTGTTAACAGGTGCTTATGCAAACAACTCATTTGGCTTTCTCTGTTTGACTCTcgaaattatattaaaaaattggcGAAATTGAAATGAAACTTTAAAAGTGAAAATCACAAAATTAACTGTATGTTTCTATATGACAAGTAAGGTCATGAAAAGTAGAAGGCCAGCAAGGCCAAAATATGTTCACTCGATACCTCCTCAAGTCAAGAATATGAGATATGCAACACATGATGAAGttctttgaaattgtaaaaagataaattttaaaacacatGTTCACTCAATACCTCCataattcattttttgaaattgtaaaaaggaaaaaatttctttcaaaaCTTATGTTTCAAGATATTCATCAGTATAACCCTAAAAGAAAGGGCCAAGTGTTGTGGACACGATGGTTTACCTGATAGATTGTTGGTTTCAGAGGCAGGGGCGGGATTGTCGTCTGGTTGAAGACTCAAACAGTTACAGTTCCCCATGAAGTTGTTTGTTGTTCCTGTTCTTTCCTTAAACAATGCTATTGCTAGCAGCCCATGCTAGCAGAAAACTAAAGGGAGAAAAGCAATAGAGAAATATTGAAAGGCTTACCTGACgtgattttatattatataattatataataataatgacaGTGAAAAGAGTACCCACAAGGAAAAAATATACTTGTCACGTGTCTATTGAAGGGTGGAGAATGTGTGTGAATACGAAATTGTACGTGCTGGTGACAGGGAAGGTTCCTAGAACACACCCAAGTAAATGCAATTCTAATCATGTGGGATCGTTCACTTTTGGGTGTTCGCCAATATCATCTTGCTTCTTCCTTTGATTAGAATTAGTAAACACCACTTATCACTCTTATGTCTTACCAAACAAGTGCCCGTCTTTCATctctgttttttgttttgttttgttttaaacaatgatacaaatgtaaaaataaaatcttatttattttttaatacatgttTTTGCAAATTTTGTTTCCATTTTTTAGTATAGTTAGCTATTTGatttacaattattatttttaattgacaatCAAATGCTTCTACCATtattaaatatagaaaaatgcTTATAGTATTTTTGTTGcatttaataatttcaattattttcattttctatagaatgattaaatatttttcaaataattttgttcatatttttatatttcagcTGTATCCATACaatactataatataatatatgtaagGTCAATTCGAAAAATGGGGCAGAAAGACACTGGTAAATCGTAACAATGTATGCTACTGACTTTGATTTATTTTGCGGATAAGAACAGCAAGTTCACAGAAAATGAATGGaagagtaataataataataataataataataataataataataataataattataataataataataataaatgtatagTGATAGTACTTTTGTCAAAagaatcatacttgaattttgatttttcagacttggatatttatattaaaaaataataaagttatataaatttagttttttttatctttcatcaattaaataaaagtgaaattatttaatatatattttttggatttttatataaaaataaaaataaaaacatcattaattacatattaattttctaaaataattaatttatagaacaaatataaaatatttaaaagaaagatCAAGTACGGATGAAgtacaatttaaattatttgagtttTATTACATCACAGCTTACGACACTTTGGCATTGTCAAATATATGTGCCCAGTGTCGAGTGCCGACCTTAAagtatatcttttatataaataaataaattggatCACTCTTCTAGACAATCTAATTAAAATCATCCGCCATCAGCAATCAACAAAAGTCagcaaaaacataaataaacaaaaccaAACAATAAATATCAACAAGTCCATGTAGGGACAAACTTTACAGTAATCTGTTTAGTATCTTAACCAATAAGTTTGAGTTTAAAATAAAGGGCATACTTAATAATAAATCTAACGTTCCAACTACATTATTACTCTAAAATAATCACTTATTATTTATAGtactctaaaatattatttaaaaaaaaattagagaattaTATCAAAATCCAAGTAACAATCAGATAGGATATAATACATTATCTCAGTAAAAACATTAtcagaaaaatatttaaaaataaaattatggtgaaaaaaaaataaaatctatatttaGGAAGATCAAATTTATTTCTAttgaaaatatcataaatatgaTAAGGAAAAATATCTAATGGCCATTaacaatttgaaatttcaaattatcaATTATGTCTGCACATTGATTTTTTTCTCTACAAACATGAGATATAGTAAAACTCATTCTTTTAACTATCACAATACAATTAAGATATCTATTTCTAATAGACCAATGAACTAGGCTAAATTTGTTAACTGCAAGTCAGATTCAATCCATAGAAATCTTCACTCATTCGTGAATATGCTATTTCAATAGCAATCATAACTTCCATGAACTCAACATGTAGTGCAGTTGTAATACTCAAAGAAGCAGTAAATATATCCCTAAAATTACCTCCACAAACAAGGCATCCAAATGCAGCTCCATCAgtattacatttaatttaatagtctTTAGGGACGTTAAATCACTTCTTTGATGGTAGGCCTTTTAGGAGGATAAACTCCAACTTTAAAGTACTTGAGAATTTGAACCAAACTACTATCTATTTGAAAGTGAAAAGTAAAGCTTAACCAAAACCAGAGCTTAGTCGTAAAAGAGCATGATACAAAAAGATAAGTGTTAGTTTTTATTTCATGTTACTTATAAAAATgagtgttatttttatattagttttatttttttatttttttattttttataaaagataacaAATGTTACTTAGTTGTTTGTTGGTA contains:
- the LOC101514185 gene encoding probable serine/threonine-protein kinase PIX13 isoform X2; the protein is MGNCNCLSLQPDDNPAPASETNNLSGRSIRLSAGLSNLRLIQNGNSTSLGRSSNSGRNSRLFSSSNNHSTGNNTSTSFWGSENSQASRVRDDEEFPYGQILDAANLKVFTLAELKEATKNFRLDSVLGEGGFGRVFKGLIKKSSGSKRGEGLTIAIKKLNSESRQGVAEWQSEVNFLGRLSHPNLVKLLGFGREDGELFLVYEFMHRGSLDNHLFGRGSNVRPLSWDRRLKVMIGAARGLNFLHSLEKKIIYRDFKPSNILLDKAYTSKLSDFGLARSVPSDDHTHVSTQVVGTCGYAAPEYIRTGLIIEIKCSNCNQDFQNSNKKSYSIHEFTIIVVISVYTAVIRTTHLESRGAVVQCCCQPVMIWCVVWSFSPWRVVPRFQICSPIFTVAILLHVEFL
- the LOC101514185 gene encoding probable serine/threonine-protein kinase PIX13 isoform X1 — its product is MGNCNCLSLQPDDNPAPASETNNLSGRSIRLSAGLSNLRLIQNGNSTSLGRSSNSGRNSRLFSSSNNHSTGNNTSTSFWGSENSQASRVRDDEEFPYGQILDAANLKVFTLAELKEATKNFRLDSVLGEGGFGRVFKGLIKKSSGSKRGEGLTIAIKKLNSESRQGVAEWQSEVNFLGRLSHPNLVKLLGFGREDGELFLVYEFMHRGSLDNHLFGRGSNVRPLSWDRRLKVMIGAARGLNFLHSLEKKIIYRDFKPSNILLDKAYTSKLSDFGLARSVPSDDHTHVSTQVVGTCGYAAPEYIRTGHLYVKSDVYGFGIVLLEILTGKSINDITRLRQTNSLCDWLKSNLLNRGKLRSNMDARLEGKYPPNLASQLAQLALKCIQTEPKVRPSMKEVLEKLEQIEAANEKPADTIKKTNTSRVVQQHGRLDGG